In Erpetoichthys calabaricus chromosome 2, fErpCal1.3, whole genome shotgun sequence, a genomic segment contains:
- the LOC114646147 gene encoding uncharacterized protein LOC114646147 isoform X2 has product MRVETQARQNRILFTAAEDQQGNSLHSEKMTHSPLQFVAGKKDEIEAVMDIFEKGTEVIVEVVGELFPIFQVVAPVVKLALDNMESKEARFMKEQFQKIEDELGEISDELRNISNELDKTRMEEECFTIEEDLRNQFENYIEFLNVGKNFKKAKRKVFLDHFEATKGEDGLETLYQAVMEEYTFGKSILKIVMEYHKRDRRILEDFCARLIKLFFMGIISLLAYTALKGNEEDETPERWEEKMEDVEEIKRKWQGKMEAIEKKIKAVVEDCKTNFAQQAKEDTEQLLRGNKEIKSKEFTDNVLEFLKKKYYWVSWSVRVYYHSVNWFKDFRTGKNYHNITGSSHFEFSDINNVNVVVSYCVEPKIIDKSKVRQLIEEQKKDNNMVAVTQVFAESFPSCVVHAVNHHKDVYESSNFQPEYYYSGQFKNCVLCIHSD; this is encoded by the exons ATGCGTGTGGAAACTCAAGCACGACAGAACAGAATTCTTTTTACAGCAGCAGAG GACCAACAAGGCAACAGTTTACATTCAGAAAAGATGACGCATTCACCTCTTCAGTTTGTGGCGGGAAAAAAGGATGAAATTGAAGCAGTTATGGATATATTTGAAAAAGGAACTGAAGTCATTGTGGAAGTAGTTGGGGAGTTATTTCCAATATTTCAGGTTGTAGCTCCTGTTGTTAAACTTGCTCTGGATAACATGGAAAGCAAAGAGGCAAGGTTTATGAAAGAACAATTTCAGAAAATTGAGGACGAATTGGGTGAAATTTCAGATGAACTCAGAAATATCAGCAATGAACTTGATAAAACTCGAATGGAAGAAGAATGCTTCACTATTGAAGAAGATCtcagaaaccagtttgagaatTACATTGAATTCTTAAATGTTGGCAAAAATTTCAAgaaagccaaaagaaaagtttTCCTTGATCACTTTGAGGCCACTAAAGGAGAGGATGGACTAGAGACTCTGTACCAGGCAGTTATGGAAGAATACACCTTTGGAAAAAGTATACTGAAAATAGTAATGGAGTATCATAAAAGAGACAGACGCATCTTAGAAGATTTCTGTGCCCGTCTTATAAAGCTTTTCTTTATGGGTATTATATCTCTCTTGGCCTATACTGCACTTAAAGGAAATGAAGAGGACGAAACTCCTGAAAGGTGGGAAGAGAAGATGGAAGACGTCGAAGAGATTAAAAGAAAGTGGCAGGGAAAAATGGAGGCcattgaaaagaaaatcaaagcagTGGTTGAGGACTGCAAAACCAATTTTGCACAGCAGGCAAAAGAAGATACTGAGCAGCTTCTTCGAGGCAACAAAGAAATTAAGAGCAAGGAGTTCACTGATAACGtccttgaatttttaaaaaagaaatactatTGGGTGAGCTGGTCTGTGAGGGTCTATTACCACTCAGTCAATTGGTTTAAAGATTTTAGAACAGGTAAAAATTACCATAACATCACTGGGTCTAGTCATTTTGAATTTTCTGACATTAACAATGTCAATGTGGTTGTGTCCTATTGTGTTGAACCAAAAATTATTGACAAATCTAAAGTACGACAATTGATTGAGGAGCAAAAAAAGGACAACAACATGGTAGCAGTCACACAAGTATTTGCAGAAAGTTTCCCATCCTGTGTGGTACATGCAGTGAACCATCATAAAGATGTCTATGAATCAAGCAATTTTCAGCCAGAGTACTACTATTCAGGacaatttaaaaattgtgttcTTTGCATTCATTCAGATTAA
- the LOC114646147 gene encoding uncharacterized protein LOC114646147 isoform X1, translating to MAVIYWLRITQLNGEEDCEEENRKEEEGPLCMDQQGNSLHSEKMTHSPLQFVAGKKDEIEAVMDIFEKGTEVIVEVVGELFPIFQVVAPVVKLALDNMESKEARFMKEQFQKIEDELGEISDELRNISNELDKTRMEEECFTIEEDLRNQFENYIEFLNVGKNFKKAKRKVFLDHFEATKGEDGLETLYQAVMEEYTFGKSILKIVMEYHKRDRRILEDFCARLIKLFFMGIISLLAYTALKGNEEDETPERWEEKMEDVEEIKRKWQGKMEAIEKKIKAVVEDCKTNFAQQAKEDTEQLLRGNKEIKSKEFTDNVLEFLKKKYYWVSWSVRVYYHSVNWFKDFRTGKNYHNITGSSHFEFSDINNVNVVVSYCVEPKIIDKSKVRQLIEEQKKDNNMVAVTQVFAESFPSCVVHAVNHHKDVYESSNFQPEYYYSGQFKNCVLCIHSD from the coding sequence GACCAACAAGGCAACAGTTTACATTCAGAAAAGATGACGCATTCACCTCTTCAGTTTGTGGCGGGAAAAAAGGATGAAATTGAAGCAGTTATGGATATATTTGAAAAAGGAACTGAAGTCATTGTGGAAGTAGTTGGGGAGTTATTTCCAATATTTCAGGTTGTAGCTCCTGTTGTTAAACTTGCTCTGGATAACATGGAAAGCAAAGAGGCAAGGTTTATGAAAGAACAATTTCAGAAAATTGAGGACGAATTGGGTGAAATTTCAGATGAACTCAGAAATATCAGCAATGAACTTGATAAAACTCGAATGGAAGAAGAATGCTTCACTATTGAAGAAGATCtcagaaaccagtttgagaatTACATTGAATTCTTAAATGTTGGCAAAAATTTCAAgaaagccaaaagaaaagtttTCCTTGATCACTTTGAGGCCACTAAAGGAGAGGATGGACTAGAGACTCTGTACCAGGCAGTTATGGAAGAATACACCTTTGGAAAAAGTATACTGAAAATAGTAATGGAGTATCATAAAAGAGACAGACGCATCTTAGAAGATTTCTGTGCCCGTCTTATAAAGCTTTTCTTTATGGGTATTATATCTCTCTTGGCCTATACTGCACTTAAAGGAAATGAAGAGGACGAAACTCCTGAAAGGTGGGAAGAGAAGATGGAAGACGTCGAAGAGATTAAAAGAAAGTGGCAGGGAAAAATGGAGGCcattgaaaagaaaatcaaagcagTGGTTGAGGACTGCAAAACCAATTTTGCACAGCAGGCAAAAGAAGATACTGAGCAGCTTCTTCGAGGCAACAAAGAAATTAAGAGCAAGGAGTTCACTGATAACGtccttgaatttttaaaaaagaaatactatTGGGTGAGCTGGTCTGTGAGGGTCTATTACCACTCAGTCAATTGGTTTAAAGATTTTAGAACAGGTAAAAATTACCATAACATCACTGGGTCTAGTCATTTTGAATTTTCTGACATTAACAATGTCAATGTGGTTGTGTCCTATTGTGTTGAACCAAAAATTATTGACAAATCTAAAGTACGACAATTGATTGAGGAGCAAAAAAAGGACAACAACATGGTAGCAGTCACACAAGTATTTGCAGAAAGTTTCCCATCCTGTGTGGTACATGCAGTGAACCATCATAAAGATGTCTATGAATCAAGCAATTTTCAGCCAGAGTACTACTATTCAGGacaatttaaaaattgtgttcTTTGCATTCATTCAGATTAA
- the LOC114646147 gene encoding uncharacterized protein LOC114646147 isoform X3 yields MTHSPLQFVAGKKDEIEAVMDIFEKGTEVIVEVVGELFPIFQVVAPVVKLALDNMESKEARFMKEQFQKIEDELGEISDELRNISNELDKTRMEEECFTIEEDLRNQFENYIEFLNVGKNFKKAKRKVFLDHFEATKGEDGLETLYQAVMEEYTFGKSILKIVMEYHKRDRRILEDFCARLIKLFFMGIISLLAYTALKGNEEDETPERWEEKMEDVEEIKRKWQGKMEAIEKKIKAVVEDCKTNFAQQAKEDTEQLLRGNKEIKSKEFTDNVLEFLKKKYYWVSWSVRVYYHSVNWFKDFRTGKNYHNITGSSHFEFSDINNVNVVVSYCVEPKIIDKSKVRQLIEEQKKDNNMVAVTQVFAESFPSCVVHAVNHHKDVYESSNFQPEYYYSGQFKNCVLCIHSD; encoded by the coding sequence ATGACGCATTCACCTCTTCAGTTTGTGGCGGGAAAAAAGGATGAAATTGAAGCAGTTATGGATATATTTGAAAAAGGAACTGAAGTCATTGTGGAAGTAGTTGGGGAGTTATTTCCAATATTTCAGGTTGTAGCTCCTGTTGTTAAACTTGCTCTGGATAACATGGAAAGCAAAGAGGCAAGGTTTATGAAAGAACAATTTCAGAAAATTGAGGACGAATTGGGTGAAATTTCAGATGAACTCAGAAATATCAGCAATGAACTTGATAAAACTCGAATGGAAGAAGAATGCTTCACTATTGAAGAAGATCtcagaaaccagtttgagaatTACATTGAATTCTTAAATGTTGGCAAAAATTTCAAgaaagccaaaagaaaagtttTCCTTGATCACTTTGAGGCCACTAAAGGAGAGGATGGACTAGAGACTCTGTACCAGGCAGTTATGGAAGAATACACCTTTGGAAAAAGTATACTGAAAATAGTAATGGAGTATCATAAAAGAGACAGACGCATCTTAGAAGATTTCTGTGCCCGTCTTATAAAGCTTTTCTTTATGGGTATTATATCTCTCTTGGCCTATACTGCACTTAAAGGAAATGAAGAGGACGAAACTCCTGAAAGGTGGGAAGAGAAGATGGAAGACGTCGAAGAGATTAAAAGAAAGTGGCAGGGAAAAATGGAGGCcattgaaaagaaaatcaaagcagTGGTTGAGGACTGCAAAACCAATTTTGCACAGCAGGCAAAAGAAGATACTGAGCAGCTTCTTCGAGGCAACAAAGAAATTAAGAGCAAGGAGTTCACTGATAACGtccttgaatttttaaaaaagaaatactatTGGGTGAGCTGGTCTGTGAGGGTCTATTACCACTCAGTCAATTGGTTTAAAGATTTTAGAACAGGTAAAAATTACCATAACATCACTGGGTCTAGTCATTTTGAATTTTCTGACATTAACAATGTCAATGTGGTTGTGTCCTATTGTGTTGAACCAAAAATTATTGACAAATCTAAAGTACGACAATTGATTGAGGAGCAAAAAAAGGACAACAACATGGTAGCAGTCACACAAGTATTTGCAGAAAGTTTCCCATCCTGTGTGGTACATGCAGTGAACCATCATAAAGATGTCTATGAATCAAGCAATTTTCAGCCAGAGTACTACTATTCAGGacaatttaaaaattgtgttcTTTGCATTCATTCAGATTAA